ACTTTATACAAAAGCACCCTGAACCCAACAACACAGCAAGAATGGTATGTGATTATATTGCTGGAATGACCGATAGATTTGCAACACAAGAGCATGTGAAGTTATTTAATCCTCAAGCTAAAGTATAATAGGCTTCTTTAAAAAGAATAGTCATTAAAACATAGAATTCGGGCGTAAAAAAAATGCATCTTTACCGGTTCAAACAGTTGGCAGACAAAGCCAACCAAAACTCATTGTACAAGTAGTATTTTTTCTTACTTGAAAAGCTATTGTCCTAAGTTTTATTGCTATAACTATAGACCTAATCGAAAGAGCAAATGTACCAGATATTTTTTTAACGGCGGGTAAAAACATGTGTCCATACGCCAGGTGACGCGAGTCCTACGCCATGATGGGTATAATCACAGTTTTCTAAGTTGAATTTATGGCCTGGACTATCAATCCACGCCTGCAAAACATCTATGCCTTGCATGGAGTTGATGGCAATGTTTTCTGCCGCCTCAACATAAAAAACATTATAATTGGTCAATCTATCCCAAAACTGATCACCATTTAAACCGACATGAGAAAAGTAGCTGTTTTGTTGCATGTCTAAACTATGCAATTGAGCTACAGTATGCAAATCATCAGCCCAGATTAAATCTTCCGTGCAACCTATATTTTCTCGGTGTTGATTGGCCCGCAGAATAAAATCATCTATACTGCTCTGTTCTTCAGGTGTTATGGCATAGCTTGGATACGGGTAGGATGATTTTGAACATGCCGCCAAAGATAAAATCAGCGCAAAAAATAATAAAATGTGACCTTTACAAGAATTAAAAATCATCACTTCATTTTACGGCATAATATCATTTAAATCCAGTTGAGAGTTTTGTGTCTGATCCAAACCTTCAGTATCCATTTGTGCCAACTGCAATTTTCCAGACATCTCATCATTGACCGCATGCCATTCAGTGTAAGCATCAATGACCCAGATACCGGATTCACGGGTACCATTACCAGAAGACTTTCTTCCACCAAAGGGAAGGTGGGCTTCAGCACCGGTTGTTGAATTGTTGATAGAGCTCATACCGGCTTCAATTTCATTTTTAAATTGGTAAGCATACATTCTGTTATTGGTGTAAATTGCTGATGACAAACCGTAAGCTGTTCCGTTAGCAACATCAATGGCTTCATTGATATCTTTTACCGATAATATTCCTACGGTAGGTCCAAACACTTCATTCTGAGCAATCCAATGCTTAATCTTGACGTCTGTCCACACGGTTGGCCAGACATAAAATCCCTGTTGGGGATCATGCTTGAAAGTATGAGGTTTATTATCTTGGGTAATTCTTTGCTGGCCATAGGCCAAAGTTGGTCCATTATTTTCTTTAGCCTGTTCAAAGTGTTCAAAAAAATGAGTCATATAATGCTCTTCAATCATTGGACCATACAAGGCTGTTTCATCCAGTAAAGGGTTGCCTATGTGAATTTGTTTTACTTTTTCAAGAAAGCGTTGGGTAAATTCTTGTTCAATGCTGTGATGGACAATAATATTGCCTGCTGATGTACATCTTTGACCGGCTGTACCAAAAGATGACCATAAAGCACCCTCAATGGCCAAATCCAAGTTAGCATCTTCCATGATAATCAAAGGATTTTTACCGCCAAGTTCTAAAGAAGGATTATGTAAATTACGGCCACAGATTTCACCCACTATTTTGCCAACTCGAGTAGAACCGGTAAATGAAACTTTATCAATTTTACCCGCATCCACGTAATCCAAGAGTTTCTGTCCTACCTCACCATTGCCATGAATAACGTTGAGAACACCTTTAGGTAAGCCTGCAAGGCTACATAATTTAGCAAAGACATAGGCAATAGCAGGTGCTTCTGGAGGGGTTTTCCAAACAACTGTATTGCCGGCCAATAATGCTGGAATAAACTTCCATGAAGCTACCGCGATTGGAAAGTTTGAGGGTGTAATAATAGCAACAACACCATAGGGACGTCGGTAAGTGTATAACTCTTTATTGCGCATTTCAGAAGGAACCGTTTGTCCATACAAACGCCGACCTTCACTTTGAAAAAAGTGACAGGTATCAATGGCCTCTTGCACTTCTCCACGCGCTTCTTTTAAGGTCTTACCAATTTCACGTGTTACCAGGTAAGATAAAGTTTCTTTATGTTCTGTCAATAACTCACCAAGTTTACCTATTACTTGCGCTCTGACTGGCGCAGGTGTGTTTTTCCATAGTTTTTTTTGCTGATTGGCGGCATCTACAGCATTTTTAATGATATCATCGCTGGCTTGATACACTTGCCCCACAATATCTCTTAAGTCTGATGGGTTGCGTGAATCAAAGCTTGCATCACTGGTGATATCTTCACCCATGATGATGTTTTTACAGACAATGGTTTTGCCATATTGATTGTTACATTGTTCTGAGTCAGTATAATTTAACATGATTGATCTTTCTTGCTGGTTTCAATTTAAAATTAAAGTTGATCATGAGCCTTTTTAAAGATTTGAAGCGCATGATCTGCATTTTGTTGCGTAAAGTCTAGGTGACAACGTAAACGCACACTTTTTTCACCGCAACCTAACATGATTGCACCTTGATTAAAAACATGCTCTCTAAAGGCATCTCTTTGCTCGGCGTCTTTAAAGTCAAAGGCAATCATTAGACCTTTGCCTCTTAGATTGCTTAAATGAGGGCTAGCATCAACAAAATCTTGAAGCTGCGTCATAAAGTATTGGCCCATGCTGTTAACATTATCCAGAAGTTTATCCTCATGAATAATATCTAACATTTTTTGCATACGCATGATATCTACCAGGTTACTGCCCCAAGTAGAATTGATTCTACTAGACAGTTCAAACACATTGTTTTTAACTTCATCTACTCGCGTTGAAACAGCACATCCGGCAACTTGAGCCTTCTTACCAAAAGCAATAATGTCAGGTTTGATTGAATAATGCTCAAAACACCACATTTTACCGGTTAAACCTAAACCTGTTTGAACTTCATCAAAAATCAACATAAACTCATGTTCATCCGCCAGTTTTCTTAAGGCTACAAAAAACTCATCTCGAAAATGATTATCTCCACCTTCACCTTGGATGGGTTCAATAATAAGGGCTGCAATATCATTGGGATTTTGATCTAAAGCCTGTTTAATTTCGTCAAGTGCTTGTTGCTCAACTTTAATGCATGCTTGTAGGTTATCTTCATTAAGGGGAAAGTTAAGGGCAGGAGGTGTGACTCTTGGCCAATCAGTAAATTTAGGGAAGTTCATGTATTTTTTAGGATCGTGGGTATTGGTTAAAGACAAAGTATACCCTGAACGGCCATGAAATGCTTTTTTGAAGTGAATGACTTTACTCCCAACTTCACCGCTTATGCCTTTTGCTTGATTTTTTCTGACTTTCCAATCAAAAGCGACTTTTAAAGCATTTTCTACACCTAAGGCACCACCTTCAATAAAAAAGAAATGCTTGAATGCTTGTTGATGATTGGCAATTTTGTCAAATGTTTCTATAGCTGCTGCAAAATCTTGTGTATAGACATCAGACAAAGAAGGTCTATGAATGGCAATCTCACCCAACTTTTCCTTAAAAGCTTTTGTATTGAGTTTTGGGTGATTAAATCCAATGGGTTGTGAGGCAAAAAAAGAAAACAAATCTAAATAGTCTTTATTGGTTCTAGCATCACGAATGTAGGCACCATGACTATTGGCTTGATCAAAAACAATAGGCAAGCCATCGGCTAAAATATAACGACTAAGCGTTTTATGAACATTGTTAGGGTCTATTTTTATTTTTGATTCTGGCTGGGTAAATATTTCTTTTAACATGAAGCGTATACTATAGCGCTCTTTTATGAAGGTCAAACTTGCTCAGAAAAACATTGTTTTTTAAACTAGCGATTATTTGCATTTAACTGGCTTAAAAACGATTTTCATTGTCTTTCTAAAAGAGCTTGGTTAA
This sequence is a window from bacterium. Protein-coding genes within it:
- a CDS encoding CAP domain-containing protein, encoding MIFNSCKGHILLFFALILSLAACSKSSYPYPSYAITPEEQSSIDDFILRANQHRENIGCTEDLIWADDLHTVAQLHSLDMQQNSYFSHVGLNGDQFWDRLTNYNVFYVEAAENIAINSMQGIDVLQAWIDSPGHKFNLENCDYTHHGVGLASPGVWTHVFTRR
- a CDS encoding aldehyde dehydrogenase family protein, giving the protein MLNYTDSEQCNNQYGKTIVCKNIIMGEDITSDASFDSRNPSDLRDIVGQVYQASDDIIKNAVDAANQQKKLWKNTPAPVRAQVIGKLGELLTEHKETLSYLVTREIGKTLKEARGEVQEAIDTCHFFQSEGRRLYGQTVPSEMRNKELYTYRRPYGVVAIITPSNFPIAVASWKFIPALLAGNTVVWKTPPEAPAIAYVFAKLCSLAGLPKGVLNVIHGNGEVGQKLLDYVDAGKIDKVSFTGSTRVGKIVGEICGRNLHNPSLELGGKNPLIIMEDANLDLAIEGALWSSFGTAGQRCTSAGNIIVHHSIEQEFTQRFLEKVKQIHIGNPLLDETALYGPMIEEHYMTHFFEHFEQAKENNGPTLAYGQQRITQDNKPHTFKHDPQQGFYVWPTVWTDVKIKHWIAQNEVFGPTVGILSVKDINEAIDVANGTAYGLSSAIYTNNRMYAYQFKNEIEAGMSSINNSTTGAEAHLPFGGRKSSGNGTRESGIWVIDAYTEWHAVNDEMSGKLQLAQMDTEGLDQTQNSQLDLNDIMP
- the lat gene encoding L-lysine 6-transaminase, with translation MLKEIFTQPESKIKIDPNNVHKTLSRYILADGLPIVFDQANSHGAYIRDARTNKDYLDLFSFFASQPIGFNHPKLNTKAFKEKLGEIAIHRPSLSDVYTQDFAAAIETFDKIANHQQAFKHFFFIEGGALGVENALKVAFDWKVRKNQAKGISGEVGSKVIHFKKAFHGRSGYTLSLTNTHDPKKYMNFPKFTDWPRVTPPALNFPLNEDNLQACIKVEQQALDEIKQALDQNPNDIAALIIEPIQGEGGDNHFRDEFFVALRKLADEHEFMLIFDEVQTGLGLTGKMWCFEHYSIKPDIIAFGKKAQVAGCAVSTRVDEVKNNVFELSSRINSTWGSNLVDIMRMQKMLDIIHEDKLLDNVNSMGQYFMTQLQDFVDASPHLSNLRGKGLMIAFDFKDAEQRDAFREHVFNQGAIMLGCGEKSVRLRCHLDFTQQNADHALQIFKKAHDQL